A genome region from Rhodopseudomonas boonkerdii includes the following:
- a CDS encoding cobyrinate a,c-diamide synthase yields the protein MTTGLLISAIRSGAGKTTVTLGLLAALARRGIRLRAAKAGPDYIDPAFHAAATSAPCINLDSWTMPPPLLQTLMARAAASADLIAIEGVMGLFDGVPAIDSRSGSSASIAAQFGLPVILVLDVTAQSQSAAAVIRGFATHDPSVRVAGVVLNRVGSERHRRLITDAIAALNVPVVGAIPRDAALALPERHLGLVQAGEHGDLAKRIAALADMAETHLDLDAILALAAPIETSPARSNTPALAPPGQRIALASDAAFSFIYPHLIDGWRDAGAEIVRFSPLANEAPPADCDNCWLPGGYPELHAGTLAAATAFRDGLAGFAQTRPVHGECGGYMVLGEGLEDADGHRHAMTGLLSHTTSFAKRKLHLGYREAKLLADSAIGSQGALIRGHEFHYASLTDIGRDQPLVDMINADGQPLPERGGRRGHVTGTFFHAIART from the coding sequence ATGACCACCGGCCTCCTGATTTCTGCCATCCGTTCCGGTGCCGGCAAGACGACGGTAACGCTTGGTCTGCTGGCCGCGCTGGCGCGGCGTGGCATCAGGCTGCGCGCGGCCAAGGCCGGACCAGACTATATCGATCCCGCATTTCACGCCGCCGCCACCAGCGCGCCTTGCATCAATCTCGACAGCTGGACCATGCCGCCACCTCTGCTGCAGACGCTGATGGCGCGCGCAGCGGCAAGCGCCGATCTCATCGCCATCGAAGGCGTGATGGGGCTGTTCGACGGCGTGCCGGCAATAGATTCCCGCAGCGGCTCCAGCGCCAGCATTGCCGCGCAATTTGGTCTGCCGGTGATCCTCGTGCTCGACGTCACCGCCCAATCGCAGTCGGCCGCAGCCGTCATACGCGGCTTCGCTACTCATGATCCAAGTGTTCGCGTCGCTGGCGTCGTGCTTAATCGCGTCGGCAGCGAGCGCCATCGACGATTGATCACCGATGCCATCGCGGCGCTGAACGTTCCCGTCGTCGGCGCCATCCCGCGCGATGCGGCACTCGCTTTGCCGGAGCGGCATCTCGGCCTGGTTCAGGCCGGCGAACATGGCGATCTTGCAAAGCGCATCGCGGCGCTCGCCGACATGGCCGAGACGCATCTCGATCTCGATGCAATTCTCGCTTTGGCTGCGCCCATCGAAACGTCACCGGCCCGTTCCAATACGCCAGCGTTGGCGCCACCGGGCCAACGGATCGCGCTCGCTTCCGATGCGGCGTTCAGCTTCATCTATCCGCATCTCATCGATGGCTGGCGCGATGCCGGCGCCGAGATCGTCCGTTTCTCACCGCTGGCAAACGAAGCGCCACCCGCGGATTGCGACAATTGCTGGCTGCCGGGCGGCTATCCCGAACTGCATGCTGGCACACTGGCGGCTGCGACCGCATTCCGTGACGGCCTCGCAGGCTTCGCGCAGACCCGCCCCGTTCACGGCGAATGCGGCGGCTACATGGTGCTCGGCGAAGGGCTGGAAGACGCGGACGGTCATCGTCATGCGATGACTGGCCTGCTTAGCCACACGACGAGCTTTGCGAAACGCAAGCTGCATCTCGGCTATCGCGAGGCGAAGCTGCTGGCGGACAGTGCGATCGGATCCCAGGGCGCGCTCATCCGCGGCCATGAGTTCCATTACGCGTCGCTCACCGATATCGGCCGCGACCAACCACTGGTCGATATGATCAATGCCGATGGTCAGCCCCTGCCCGAACGCGGCGGACGGCGCGGCCATGTCACCGGGACGTTCTTTCACGCCATAGCGCGAACATGA
- a CDS encoding acyl-CoA synthetase — translation MTHPSIHAKTHPDKIAYRMAGSGKTLTYRELDERSNRGAHLFRSLGLKAGDHIALLMENRLEFMEICWAAQRSGLYYTAISRYLTADEIAYIVQDCGARVVITSEQCADVIAPVITSAAEPIFYIVDGSRDGFRDWNAALAAQPTTPIADEIAGYDMLYSSGTTGRPKGIKRASENSPIDVPNPFLKLLCSTMCGMTEDSVYLSPAPLYHAAPLRFNMMAITLGGTSVIMEKFDPEKFLELVEKHKITQSQLVPTMFVRMLKLPDEIRQRYDVSSLKGAIHAAAPCPIDVKAKMIEWWGPILIEYYAGSEGNGVTVSNSQQWLSHRGTVGKAVVGSVKILDEEDQERPTGEIGTVYFADTPQFSYHNDPEKTKRAYNARGWSTLGDVGYVDEEGFLYLTDRKSYMIISGGVNIYPQETEDVLITHPEVADVAVFGVPNDEMGEEVKAVVQPHSMDRAGKTLESDLIAFCRKHLSPIKCPKSVDFEPELPRTPTGKLVKRHLRDKYWPKKEAATA, via the coding sequence ATGACGCATCCGTCGATCCACGCGAAGACCCATCCCGACAAGATCGCCTATCGCATGGCCGGCTCGGGCAAGACCCTCACCTATCGCGAGCTCGACGAGCGCTCCAATCGCGGCGCGCATCTGTTCCGCTCGCTGGGTCTCAAGGCCGGCGACCACATCGCGCTCTTGATGGAGAACCGGCTCGAATTCATGGAGATCTGCTGGGCCGCACAGCGCAGCGGGCTCTACTACACCGCTATCAGCCGCTATCTCACCGCCGACGAGATCGCCTATATCGTGCAGGATTGCGGCGCCCGCGTCGTCATCACGTCCGAACAGTGCGCCGATGTGATCGCACCTGTTATCACCAGCGCGGCCGAGCCGATCTTCTACATCGTCGATGGCTCGCGCGACGGTTTTCGCGACTGGAATGCGGCGCTAGCGGCCCAGCCGACCACTCCGATCGCCGACGAGATCGCCGGTTATGACATGCTGTATTCGTCCGGCACCACAGGCCGGCCGAAAGGCATCAAGCGGGCCTCGGAGAATTCGCCGATCGACGTGCCCAACCCATTCCTGAAGCTCTTGTGCTCCACCATGTGCGGCATGACCGAGGACAGCGTCTATCTGTCACCGGCGCCGCTCTATCATGCGGCACCGCTGCGCTTCAACATGATGGCGATCACGCTCGGCGGCACGTCGGTGATCATGGAGAAATTCGACCCCGAAAAATTCCTGGAGCTGGTCGAGAAGCACAAGATCACCCAGTCGCAGCTGGTACCGACCATGTTCGTACGCATGCTGAAACTGCCGGACGAAATCCGCCAGCGCTACGACGTGTCGTCGCTGAAGGGCGCGATCCATGCGGCGGCGCCCTGCCCGATCGACGTGAAGGCGAAGATGATCGAGTGGTGGGGCCCGATCCTGATCGAATATTACGCCGGCAGCGAAGGCAACGGCGTCACCGTCTCCAATTCGCAGCAATGGTTGAGCCATCGCGGCACCGTCGGCAAGGCCGTGGTCGGCAGCGTAAAGATCCTCGACGAGGAAGACCAGGAACGGCCGACCGGCGAGATCGGCACCGTCTATTTCGCCGACACGCCGCAATTCAGCTATCATAACGATCCCGAGAAGACGAAACGCGCCTATAATGCGCGCGGCTGGTCGACGCTCGGCGATGTCGGCTATGTCGACGAGGAAGGCTTCCTCTATCTCACCGACCGCAAATCCTACATGATCATCTCCGGCGGGGTGAATATCTATCCGCAGGAGACCGAGGATGTATTGATCACGCATCCCGAAGTCGCCGATGTCGCCGTGTTCGGCGTGCCCAATGACGAGATGGGCGAAGAGGTGAAAGCGGTGGTGCAACCGCACAGCATGGACCGCGCCGGCAAGACACTGGAATCCGACCTGATCGCGTTCTGCCGCAAGCATCTGTCGCCGATCAAATGCCCGAAGAGCGTCGATTTCGAACCCGAACTGCCGCGCACCCCGACAGGAAAACTGGTGAAGCGGCATCTGCGCGACAAATATTGGCCGAAAAAGGAAGCGGCGACGGCGTGA
- a CDS encoding acetyl-CoA C-acetyltransferase produces MAEAYIVAAARTAGGRKGGRLAGWHPADLAASVLNALVDRSGVDPALVDDVIMGCVGQGGEQAVNVARNAVLASKLPESVPGTSIDRQCGSSQQALHFAAQAVMSGAMDIVIASGVESMTRVPMGSPSILAAKAGMGHYKSPQMEARYPNIQFSQFTGAEMVAQKYDLSKDQLDAYSYESHKRAIAATEAGRFKDEIVPVQITRADGSTDTHHIDEGIRFDATLDGIKGVKLINENGGRLSAASASQICDGASGVLVVNEKGLKQLGVKPLARIHHMSVMGGDPVIMLEAPLPATKRALEKAGMKIDDIDLFEVNEAFASIPTAWLKATGADPSRLNVNGGAIALGHPLGGSGTKLMTTLVHALKQQNKRYGLQTMCEGGGMANVTIVERL; encoded by the coding sequence ATGGCCGAGGCCTATATCGTCGCCGCCGCACGCACCGCAGGTGGCCGCAAGGGTGGCCGGCTGGCCGGATGGCACCCGGCGGATCTCGCCGCTTCCGTGCTGAATGCGCTGGTCGATCGCTCCGGTGTCGATCCCGCACTGGTGGATGACGTGATCATGGGCTGTGTCGGCCAGGGCGGCGAACAGGCCGTCAACGTCGCGCGCAATGCCGTGCTGGCCTCGAAACTGCCGGAAAGCGTGCCGGGCACGTCGATCGACCGGCAGTGCGGCTCGTCGCAGCAGGCATTGCATTTTGCGGCGCAGGCGGTGATGTCCGGCGCCATGGATATCGTGATCGCCTCGGGCGTCGAGAGCATGACCCGCGTGCCGATGGGATCGCCGAGCATCCTCGCCGCCAAGGCCGGCATGGGCCATTACAAGAGCCCGCAGATGGAAGCGCGCTATCCGAACATCCAGTTCAGTCAGTTCACCGGCGCCGAGATGGTGGCGCAGAAATACGATCTGTCGAAGGACCAGCTCGACGCCTACTCCTACGAGAGCCACAAGCGCGCGATCGCGGCCACCGAAGCCGGCCGGTTCAAGGACGAAATCGTGCCGGTGCAGATCACCCGCGCCGATGGCTCGACCGACACCCATCATATCGACGAAGGCATCCGCTTCGACGCCACGCTGGACGGCATCAAGGGCGTCAAGCTGATCAACGAGAACGGCGGCCGGCTCTCGGCGGCGAGCGCGAGCCAGATCTGCGACGGCGCCTCAGGCGTGCTGGTGGTCAACGAGAAGGGCCTGAAGCAGCTCGGCGTGAAGCCGCTGGCGCGGATCCACCATATGAGCGTGATGGGCGGCGATCCCGTCATCATGCTGGAAGCCCCGCTGCCGGCCACCAAGCGTGCGCTGGAAAAGGCAGGGATGAAGATCGACGACATCGATCTGTTCGAGGTCAACGAAGCATTCGCATCGATCCCGACGGCATGGCTGAAAGCGACGGGCGCGGATCCTTCGCGGCTGAACGTGAATGGCGGCGCCATCGCGCTCGGCCATCCGCTCGGCGGCTCCGGCACCAAACTGATGACCACGCTGGTGCACGCGCTCAAGCAGCAGAACAAGCGCTATGGATTGCAGACCATGTGCGAAGGCGGCGGCATGGCCAATGTGACGATCGTCGAGCGGCTGTAA
- a CDS encoding histidine phosphatase family protein: protein MPTIYYIRHGQTEWNALGRFQGSKDIPLNDLGREQATHAGTVLKDLLARHNRTHRDVSFVASPLGRARNTMELVRAELAIPVGDYALDDRLREIGYGDWEGFTLAEQRADKPDLYAARLTQKWTLPAPGGESYVEVQERVRAWAADLTGDVVAVAHGGTCRALMVALGLDTPEGVAELPIQQGAVYVFGESGLEKFA from the coding sequence ATGCCAACCATCTATTACATCCGCCACGGCCAGACCGAGTGGAATGCCTTGGGTCGTTTTCAGGGCTCCAAGGACATTCCGCTTAATGATCTCGGCCGCGAACAGGCGACGCATGCCGGTACGGTGCTGAAGGATCTGCTGGCGCGTCACAATCGCACTCATCGCGATGTGTCTTTTGTCGCCAGCCCGCTTGGCCGCGCGCGCAACACCATGGAATTGGTGCGCGCGGAGCTTGCTATTCCTGTGGGCGACTATGCACTTGACGATCGCCTGCGCGAGATCGGCTATGGCGACTGGGAAGGCTTTACGCTGGCCGAGCAGCGGGCCGACAAGCCCGATCTTTATGCCGCGCGCCTGACCCAGAAATGGACGCTGCCGGCGCCAGGTGGTGAGAGCTATGTTGAGGTTCAGGAACGCGTCCGCGCCTGGGCAGCAGATTTGACCGGCGACGTGGTCGCGGTCGCCCATGGCGGCACCTGCCGCGCGCTGATGGTGGCGCTCGGGCTCGACACGCCGGAGGGCGTCGCGGAACTGCCGATCCAGCAGGGCGCGGTCTATGTGTTTGGCGAAAGCGGGCTGGAGAAGTTCGCTTAA
- the aroC gene encoding chorismate synthase, whose translation MSHNTFGHMFRVTTFGESHGVAIGCVVDGCPPMIPLEAAEIQHDLDRRRPGQSRFTTQRQEPDAVKILSGVMAHPQTGMQVTTGTPIALLIENTDQRSKDYSDIKDKFRPGHADFTYEAKYGLRDYRGGGRSSARETATRVAAGAIARKVVPGVNVRAALVQMGPHKIDRANWNWDEVGNNPFFCPDADKAAFYADYLDGIRKSGSSIGAVIEVVADGVPAGLGAPIYGKLDSDIASALMSINAVKGVEIGDGFDAAALTGEENADEMRMGNNGPTFMSNHAGGILGGISTGQFIVARFAVKPTSSILSPRKTVDRSGTDTNILTKGRHDPCVGIRAVPVAEAMVACVIADHFIRHRGQVG comes from the coding sequence ATGTCCCACAATACCTTCGGCCATATGTTCCGCGTCACCACCTTCGGCGAGAGCCACGGTGTCGCGATCGGCTGCGTGGTCGACGGGTGCCCGCCGATGATTCCGCTGGAAGCGGCCGAGATCCAGCACGACCTCGATCGCCGTCGTCCCGGCCAGTCGCGCTTCACCACCCAGCGGCAGGAGCCCGACGCGGTGAAGATTCTGTCCGGTGTGATGGCGCATCCGCAGACCGGCATGCAGGTGACAACGGGAACGCCGATCGCGCTCTTGATCGAGAACACCGATCAGCGCTCCAAGGACTATTCGGACATCAAGGACAAATTCCGCCCCGGCCATGCCGATTTCACCTATGAGGCGAAATACGGATTGCGCGACTATCGCGGCGGCGGTCGTTCCTCGGCGCGCGAAACCGCGACCCGTGTGGCGGCTGGCGCTATTGCGCGAAAAGTCGTGCCGGGTGTGAATGTCCGCGCCGCTCTGGTGCAGATGGGGCCGCACAAGATCGATCGTGCGAACTGGAATTGGGACGAGGTCGGGAACAATCCGTTCTTCTGCCCTGATGCTGACAAGGCGGCATTCTATGCCGACTATCTCGACGGCATCCGCAAGTCCGGCTCCTCCATCGGCGCAGTGATCGAGGTGGTGGCCGATGGCGTGCCCGCCGGCCTCGGTGCACCGATTTATGGCAAGCTCGACAGCGACATCGCGTCGGCGCTGATGAGTATCAATGCCGTGAAAGGCGTCGAGATCGGCGACGGTTTCGATGCTGCCGCGCTGACTGGCGAGGAAAACGCGGACGAGATGCGGATGGGCAATAACGGCCCGACCTTCATGTCCAACCATGCAGGCGGCATTCTCGGCGGCATTTCCACCGGCCAGTTCATCGTCGCGCGTTTTGCGGTCAAGCCGACATCGTCGATCCTGTCGCCGCGCAAGACCGTGGATCGCAGCGGCACCGACACGAACATTCTCACCAAGGGACGTCACGATCCCTGCGTCGGCATCCGCGCCGTGCCAGTGGCCGAAGCCATGGTCGCCTGCGTGATCGCCGACCATTTTATCCGTCATCGCGGGCAGGTGGGATAA
- the fabI gene encoding enoyl-ACP reductase FabI: protein MSEVSGLMKGKRGVILGVANNRSIAWGIAKACQAQGAEIALTYQGDALKKRVEPLAAELGATLLGHCDVTDPATIDAVFDAAKAKWGKIDFVVHAIAFSDKNELEGRYVDTTAENFSKSMLISCYSLTAIAQRAEKLMTEGGSIVTLSYYGAEKWMPNYNVMGVAKAALEASVRYLAADLGEKGIRVNAISAGPIKTLAFAGIADSRYLLKYNEVNAPLRKNVSIDEVGQSSMYFLSDLSSGVTGEVHHVDAGYHVLGTKVPDAPDIRMGSGE from the coding sequence ATGAGCGAAGTGTCGGGCCTGATGAAGGGCAAGCGTGGTGTCATTCTGGGCGTCGCCAACAACCGCTCCATCGCCTGGGGCATCGCCAAGGCGTGTCAGGCTCAAGGCGCCGAAATCGCGCTGACCTATCAGGGCGATGCACTGAAGAAGCGCGTCGAGCCGCTGGCTGCCGAACTCGGCGCGACACTGCTCGGCCATTGCGATGTCACCGATCCCGCTACCATCGACGCGGTGTTCGACGCCGCCAAGGCCAAGTGGGGTAAGATCGATTTCGTGGTCCACGCCATCGCTTTCTCGGACAAGAATGAGCTCGAAGGCCGCTATGTGGACACGACCGCGGAGAATTTCAGCAAGAGCATGCTGATCTCCTGCTATTCGCTGACGGCGATCGCCCAGCGCGCCGAGAAGCTGATGACGGAAGGCGGTTCGATCGTCACGCTGTCCTATTACGGCGCCGAGAAGTGGATGCCGAACTACAATGTCATGGGCGTCGCCAAGGCCGCGCTGGAAGCCAGTGTGCGCTATCTCGCGGCAGACCTCGGCGAGAAGGGCATCCGCGTCAATGCGATCTCGGCCGGCCCGATCAAGACGCTGGCCTTCGCGGGCATCGCGGACTCGCGTTATCTGCTGAAATACAACGAAGTGAACGCGCCGCTGCGCAAGAACGTCTCCATCGACGAAGTTGGCCAGAGCTCGATGTATTTCCTCTCCGATCTCTCCAGCGGCGTCACCGGCGAGGTGCACCATGTCGATGCCGGCTATCACGTACTCGGCACCAAGGTGCCGGACGCGCCGGATATTCGCATGGGCAGCGGGGAATAA
- a CDS encoding adenylate/guanylate cyclase domain-containing protein: MDTTQLNDLITWLAEGARSAVRTDLFMSETCERMVACGIPLFRVGVFVRTLHPSMMGRGFIWRAGTGVTLGSMAHGEEDGEEFQISPLHRVFNEGVEVRHSLRDDMVSNRPFLTEMRAEGCTDYIALPLVMSDGEFYASSWITRDPEGFTEAQLVGLRRIMPSLTRMIEIHLLRRTAAGLLDNYVGARAGARILAGQIRRGHTETMQAVIWLSDLRGFTALSDRLQPENVVDILNRYFDCQVPAILEQGGEVLKFMGDGLLAVFPVAEDEDDLTAVCGRVLEAARLSRAAVEQLRWAGASLTEEQFRFGLALHVGKVLYGNIGGGDRVDFTCIGPAVNLAARLEKIAGKLSRTVVASSAFVDASGVEWTDLGEFPIAGFARAERVYGLADEDALP; this comes from the coding sequence ATGGATACGACACAACTCAACGATCTCATCACCTGGCTTGCCGAGGGCGCGCGTTCGGCCGTTCGCACCGATCTCTTTATGTCAGAGACCTGCGAGCGCATGGTCGCCTGCGGCATCCCGCTGTTCCGTGTCGGCGTGTTCGTGCGGACGCTTCATCCGAGCATGATGGGGCGTGGCTTCATCTGGCGGGCTGGTACTGGCGTGACATTGGGCTCCATGGCCCATGGCGAGGAGGACGGCGAGGAATTCCAGATCAGTCCGCTGCACCGCGTTTTCAACGAGGGGGTGGAAGTCCGTCATTCGCTCCGCGATGACATGGTGAGCAACAGGCCGTTTCTCACCGAAATGCGCGCCGAGGGCTGCACCGATTACATCGCGCTGCCGCTCGTGATGTCGGACGGCGAGTTTTATGCATCCAGCTGGATCACGCGCGATCCCGAAGGTTTCACCGAGGCCCAGCTGGTTGGCCTCCGCCGGATCATGCCGTCACTGACGCGCATGATCGAAATCCATCTGCTCCGCCGCACGGCTGCCGGCCTGCTCGATAATTATGTCGGCGCCCGTGCGGGTGCGCGCATTCTCGCCGGGCAGATCCGGCGCGGCCATACCGAGACCATGCAGGCTGTGATCTGGCTGTCCGATCTGCGCGGATTCACCGCGCTGTCGGACCGGCTGCAGCCGGAAAATGTAGTCGATATTCTCAACCGCTATTTCGATTGTCAGGTGCCGGCGATCCTGGAGCAGGGCGGCGAGGTGCTGAAATTCATGGGCGACGGGTTGCTTGCCGTATTTCCCGTGGCCGAAGATGAGGACGACTTGACGGCTGTGTGCGGCCGCGTGCTGGAAGCTGCGCGCCTGTCTCGTGCAGCCGTCGAGCAGCTCCGCTGGGCAGGAGCCAGCCTGACCGAGGAGCAATTCCGCTTCGGCCTCGCTTTGCATGTGGGCAAGGTGCTGTATGGCAATATCGGCGGTGGTGATCGCGTGGATTTCACCTGCATCGGTCCCGCGGTGAATCTCGCCGCGCGACTGGAGAAGATCGCCGGCAAGCTGTCCCGCACGGTGGTGGCATCGTCCGCTTTCGTCGATGCGAGCGGAGTCGAGTGGACCGATCTCGGTGAGTTTCCGATTGCGGGATTTGCAAGGGCGGAGCGGGTGTACGGGCTGGCCGATGAAGACGCGTTGCCATAA
- a CDS encoding DUF1194 domain-containing protein: MRWCVSIGAVLVAGAMLGGDATSVAATGLRGQLAQSKAEPVVDVELVLAVDVSYSMDMDELAIQREGYAQAIISKEFLAALKTGPNGKIAVTYFEWAAANDQKVVIPWRVIDGPESADAVAAEIMKAPIRRASRTSISGAINFAVPLFEENALHGMRRVVDISGDGPNNNGGPVTIARDAAVEKGIIINGLPIMAKELSYSTMDIENLDWYYEDCVIGGPGSFVVPIKERDKFKEAIRTKLVMEVAGIQLPYAKVIPAAAREPRVNCMVGEKIWQDRWGR; this comes from the coding sequence ATGCGCTGGTGTGTCTCGATTGGAGCGGTGCTGGTCGCCGGAGCGATGCTCGGCGGCGATGCGACGAGTGTGGCTGCCACCGGTTTGCGCGGGCAACTGGCCCAGAGCAAGGCCGAGCCCGTGGTCGATGTCGAACTGGTGCTGGCGGTGGACGTGTCCTACTCGATGGATATGGACGAGCTGGCGATACAGCGCGAGGGTTATGCCCAGGCGATCATCTCGAAGGAATTCCTCGCTGCGCTGAAGACCGGGCCGAATGGCAAGATCGCCGTTACCTATTTCGAATGGGCGGCCGCCAATGATCAGAAAGTCGTCATCCCCTGGCGCGTGATCGACGGGCCGGAGTCGGCCGACGCGGTCGCCGCCGAAATCATGAAAGCACCGATCCGCCGGGCGTCGCGGACGTCGATTTCGGGAGCCATCAACTTTGCCGTTCCGCTGTTCGAGGAGAACGCGCTGCATGGCATGCGCCGTGTCGTCGACATCTCGGGCGACGGGCCGAACAACAATGGCGGCCCTGTCACCATCGCGCGCGATGCGGCGGTGGAGAAAGGCATCATCATCAATGGCCTGCCGATCATGGCGAAGGAGTTGTCTTACTCGACCATGGATATCGAGAACCTCGATTGGTACTATGAAGATTGCGTGATCGGCGGTCCCGGCTCTTTCGTGGTGCCGATCAAGGAGCGTGACAAGTTCAAGGAAGCCATCCGTACCAAGCTGGTGATGGAAGTGGCGGGCATTCAGCTGCCTTATGCGAAGGTCATTCCGGCAGCTGCGCGCGAACCGCGGGTGAATTGCATGGTGGGCGAGAAGATCTGGCAGGATCGCTGGGGAAGGTAG
- a CDS encoding TetR family transcriptional regulator, with translation MAATPSPSQAPVRHAVGKNPTAEKLLLAASELMISSNSIEVSLSEIAQQSGVNAALVKYHFGNKDGLLLALLERDAANEMTNLEYLLAQPISATAKLRLHIAGIIKAYNQFPYMNRLIHYLLHESSDKSANEVSKFFVGPLLNFHRRLLAEGHKTGEFRVVDPVLFYTTLIGACDNLFFSRHAMSRAIGVGPVTDDVCRAYVAHLEMLLLDGMLTNKKAGAKAR, from the coding sequence ATGGCAGCGACTCCCAGCCCGTCTCAAGCACCAGTCCGTCACGCAGTCGGCAAAAATCCGACCGCGGAGAAGCTGTTGCTCGCGGCAAGCGAGCTGATGATCTCCAGCAACTCCATCGAGGTGTCACTGAGCGAGATTGCGCAGCAGTCCGGCGTCAATGCCGCCCTTGTGAAATATCATTTCGGCAACAAGGATGGACTCCTGCTGGCGTTGCTCGAGCGCGACGCCGCCAATGAAATGACCAATCTGGAATATCTGCTGGCGCAGCCGATCTCGGCCACCGCAAAGCTGCGGCTGCACATCGCCGGGATTATCAAGGCCTACAACCAGTTCCCCTATATGAACCGGTTGATCCACTATCTGCTGCATGAAAGCAGCGACAAGTCGGCCAACGAGGTTTCAAAATTCTTCGTTGGGCCGCTGCTGAATTTCCATCGCCGCCTGCTGGCTGAAGGCCACAAGACCGGCGAATTCCGCGTCGTCGATCCCGTGCTGTTCTACACCACCCTGATCGGCGCCTGCGACAATCTCTTTTTCAGCCGTCACGCCATGTCGCGCGCCATCGGCGTCGGCCCGGTGACGGACGATGTGTGCCGCGCCTATGTGGCGCATCTCGAAATGCTGCTGCTCGACGGCATGCTCACGAACAAGAAAGCGGGCGCGAAAGCCCGCTAA
- a CDS encoding SDR family NAD(P)-dependent oxidoreductase translates to MQLKDVAVFITGGGSGLGAATARAMAAKGAKVAVFDRAAENAEKVAAEVKGVACVGDVTSENDVKAALAKASAAHGTARVLMNCAGIGGSQRIVGKQGVYPLEKFTNVIMVNLIGTFNCLRLFAEQLATAEPIGEERGVIINTASVAAYEGQIGQIAYSASKGGVVGLTLPAARDLASQKIRVNTIAPGLFLTPLLMGLNEEARASLGAQVPHPARLGDASEYGNLAVHIVENPMLNGETIRLDGAIRMAPR, encoded by the coding sequence ATGCAGCTCAAAGACGTAGCCGTATTCATCACCGGTGGTGGCTCGGGCCTCGGTGCCGCGACCGCACGCGCGATGGCTGCCAAGGGCGCCAAGGTCGCGGTGTTCGATCGTGCTGCGGAGAATGCCGAGAAGGTGGCCGCCGAAGTGAAGGGCGTGGCCTGCGTGGGCGATGTCACTAGCGAAAACGATGTCAAGGCAGCGCTCGCCAAAGCCTCGGCCGCCCACGGCACCGCGCGTGTGCTGATGAATTGCGCCGGCATCGGCGGTTCGCAGCGCATCGTCGGCAAGCAGGGCGTCTACCCGCTGGAGAAGTTCACCAATGTGATCATGGTGAACCTGATCGGTACCTTCAACTGCCTGCGTCTGTTCGCCGAACAACTGGCGACGGCCGAGCCGATCGGCGAGGAACGCGGCGTCATCATCAACACCGCCAGCGTTGCCGCCTATGAAGGCCAGATCGGCCAGATCGCCTATTCCGCCTCGAAGGGCGGTGTCGTCGGCCTCACGCTGCCGGCCGCACGCGACCTCGCCTCGCAGAAGATTCGCGTCAATACCATCGCGCCCGGCCTGTTCCTGACGCCGTTGCTGATGGGCCTGAATGAAGAAGCCCGTGCCAGCCTCGGCGCCCAAGTCCCGCATCCAGCCCGTCTCGGCGATGCGTCGGAATACGGCAATCTCGCGGTTCATATCGTTGAGAACCCGATGCTGAATGGCGAAACCATCCGTCTCGATGGCGCCATCCGTATGGCGCCGCGGTAA
- the clpS gene encoding ATP-dependent Clp protease adapter ClpS: MPQSVVQPQTKAKPKVERPKLYKVILVNDDYTPREFVVRVLKAEFRMAEEQAAKVMLTAHQRGVCVVAVFTRDVAETKATRATDAGRAKGYPLLFTIEPEE; the protein is encoded by the coding sequence ATGCCCCAAAGCGTTGTTCAGCCGCAGACCAAGGCGAAGCCGAAGGTCGAGCGACCCAAATTATACAAGGTCATCCTGGTCAATGACGACTACACGCCGCGGGAATTTGTCGTCCGCGTGCTGAAGGCGGAATTCCGCATGGCCGAGGAGCAGGCGGCCAAGGTGATGCTGACCGCCCACCAGCGCGGCGTCTGCGTGGTCGCCGTATTTACGCGGGACGTCGCCGAGACAAAGGCGACGCGGGCAACAGATGCCGGACGCGCCAAGGGCTATCCGTTGCTGTTCACGATAGAGCCGGAGGAATAG